cgtttaaGCCTCCAATTAGAcgtttttgccgttttaggaaataTTTGTTCCATTAATAACTTTTAGCGTATAATTCCGTAGGAGTTGATTCTTACGGAATTATACGATAAAAGGTATTTTAGTCATCAACTCGcccaaattttgagaattttcgtttttgagttagggttttgctaGGGTTACACATTTTTCCTATAAAAGGAGTTGTAACTTGCAACCTAATGTTTATGCTGCTTTTTATCAATATTATTCAaactttgtctctttctcttgtgGATTCAAAAACTGCTCGTGGCTACGAGCACCGatcattcgtttgattagtacgcaactaatatCTTTGTTAATTCCGTTGcgtcaaaagaaaaaacctttACTTTTCGGATTCGTTTCACCGAGAATTGttcgttgttttttttttcagacaTGACCaggaatttttttcttgttgaaatggataaataagtaaaaaaatttgataaaaaaagtgagaaaaattcacataaaactaaaaaattcctGAAAAGTAAGCAAACGAGCCAAACGGGTAGAGTTAGACAAAGGTAGGGAAGGAATTTGGGGTTTTAGATGGAATAGCCGACTGATTTACCTGCTATCAGTGCTGCTGCTCATGTTAGTTCTGAGCCCAGTTATGCGGGCTAAGGCGCCTTTATTAGTCAACTTTTCGGGGTtggcacttcttttttttttttttttttttgaggtaaGTTACCACATTTCCATGTTCATGCTTTAGGTCTGTTAGGAATACTGTCCTGCATTTGGATCTTTTTTGGTAATCATGTTCACAAATTCTCAAATGTCTTGCCCATAGCGTGACCCCGCTGGCATTTGTctcttaaatatttttttttgtaaaaattctaTTTGCTACAAATCTTATAATGTAACAAATGTAATCTTATAATGTAACAAACATTTGTTACATTATAACTTCCACTttttatactctctccgtccctttttaagtgtcctgcttcgtaattccaacttattaaaaagacatcatcattatacttttcacatcaactttttcctctactttctctacttacccatcatcattacacttttactcatttacttttcaaaaagaaatctacttttaggggtaaaatagacaatgcaccaacttttacccactaactttacaaaatggacacttattaagggacagcccaaaatgaaatactggactctaaaaaggcgacggagggagtagtgtCTAAAACACAATGATAACATTTATAGTTACAAAAAAGTATAATTTTGAGAAAGTGACGACCGTGGAATGAGAAAAGAAATAGCAAATAGAAGAGCTATTTTGGTCCAAGAGATACtttctaaggccatccacagtggtataatgaaaagccaattatttttaaaattaacaatgttgatATAAAAGATGGCtcataatggtataatcaaacttagcaacatccttagaaatattcaaattttcagctttgaataaccaaaagtaacaacctttttcaataatcaaattttgtggaCCCCAcgccacataagttaactagttccaaaatttgtatacacgcatatttcaactggtattttcttattctcattcgcctactctatatctttttcacttcacccacaaactatctctttctttccttccaaaagtgaaactcatatctcatgatcatctacaattcaacccatcgtcgtcggattaaggtattttaactcttcttttctgtttctattttttccccacaaaaaaattcataatatgaggaaaggaattcaccaattttttccttaaaattaAGGAAAGgaattgatatatatatttgcccaaaaaaaacttaaatggAAGGAAGTGAATAACGAGAAataaagagggagagagagagagagagtgaaattataGTGAACCccttattttgattatgaactagaagtgaccattatGAATCTCAATATtattaagcttagcaacctcttaaatgaataatcaaaagcgatgtgtcaacttttgattatctttttttgattataccgTTGTGGATGGCCTAAGCGTCTATTTTCGTAAACGGAGCGGTGAGTCACTAGTTGAAGCTTAAATGGACTCAAACTGTGGGTTTTTTGCCAAACTAGATGAACGAAGAAACATGGCCTCAATGAGTCAAATTGCattcaaaatataaatatatcaaGCCTACAGTCGCAAGACTAATGGGCCTTTGCGAGCCGAACGATACTATCTCTCAGGACCACAATTAATGGGCCCAACAGCCTCTCCAACCCAACCGAGTTACTATCTATATATGACCATAAGCCCTAAACTGCAGAGACGATttcctctgtctctctctctctctctctctctctctcctttgacTTTTGGAATGTTCGGCCGGAAGAGGTTTCTGTCGTTCCCCCTGGTCATCGGAGCGGTTATGTAAGCATCTCTTATTTCCTTCTTTGTACTATATGGTATACTATCCAGGCTTAAAGTAATGTAGAGGAACTTCAAATAATGCCCTGAAATGCTGCATCGAATCCGGTTGGATTGACCCTAATTATCTTGTGCAAAGCATCAGACCCAACTCGTGTAGAATCTGCTGGGTGCCTGTATAGGTACCAACACGGGCTATAGCATTTCTGGATGTAAAGAGGGAAATTCGCTTTTCCATATTCAtcataactatatatatatatatatatatatatatatatatatatatatatatatggcatTAGCATATTTAGTCCTAGCACCGAattaatataaagaaaaaagCAGTGCCGTTGGAGATAGTGGTAATTGAGAAACCTAAACAGCTCGTTTGAATTGTGAGAAAGGGAGCGATAAGAAACGGGAGCCCGTTCTCACTAAATCTCATCATTTTAAGTGGGATTGGGTGAGAAAGGGGAAGAGCCAAACAAGACatttcttttttgtacttttctcaccaaaatattaCATTCAAACGAGGGATTTCTCAAGAAACCATAaccctttcctttattttctcatgaaacccctccatccaaaggggctgttagTGTGAGTGTCATACATTTCACCACCAAGGTGGTAGCCTAGATGGCTAAGGTGTGAGGGTGAAAGTACCCCCTCCCACACAGTCGCAGGTTAGAATCCTGCTTGCGGGTAGTAGTCCTGCAAAATAGATGTTGTGTGGAGGGCCCTTGCCCCTTGGTCCACTCTAGCACATTGGTGGGCTTGTGGTAATGGGCTCGCCTCCCAAACAGTAGCTATGGCTAAAACAGGACATTCCATAGCAGATGGGAACCCCTATGGTAATGCTTACCCAAGGGGGATTTCCCATCTTTTTTGCATAGCAAAACAATACAAATCAGTTGTCTCAACTTTTCTTTAAGAACTAGGGCTGAGCCCGTTCCTCGCTCAAGTTTTGTCTCTTTCTTGACCCGCTGTGGGATAAGTTGGCTGACCGTGGCCCTACTCCTAGGAAATGATCAAGAGGGAAGGCTATTGCAGCCATTCAAACATGGGATGGAGAGCATTGGGCATGAATCGTTAGGGGTTACTAAACGGGCAAGTTGTGGTGACAGTTGATTTGGCAGGTATCCATCTGGGTCGAGTTGAACTTGCTCTTATGAAATGAAAGTGGTGATGGACGAGGCATATCTTGTTTGGTAGATGGGAGAGGTGGAGAGGTTTTGCAGATGCGGGTGGGGAAGCTAGTGTAGGTAGGCACTAGTTTTGcactttttcttaaaaattaacGTTGAGAGATATTAGGGAGACGGAAGTGTTGTTTCTAACCACCTTTCTCTATTTCTTCATAATTGTTGAGTAATTAATAACGTCAAATTAGTGGCGTATGATTGGATTATGTCGTTCTAAATTTTAGGCTCTTTGAATCATGTTGTTTGTCAATTTCAGTAGTTCCCTATAGCGTGTTTTTAGCCTTGAACATTATATTGAGATTGCATCATTTGTACAGCCTAAACTCTGAATTTATTCTCTATAGTAATTACCTAGAAATACAGTCCAGAGTCCTGTCAACAGGCGCATTCTCCTTACCAACTTTAGTTAAAAATTGCTCTACTTTTTGTTAAATAAAGAGTTTTAACTATGAACTTCTTATTTCAAGCAAAGTGGAAGCAAGAATTCTGCCTGTATGCAATATTGTAGGTTTACAATGAGATAGACTCAAAGGAAGAACACTACGATGTAAATTTAACTCTAAATGCTAGCGCAACTGTTGCATGGTATTAAAAACACATACAATTGTATTAGTAGTGTAGTGCCTTGTTATTTCCTATATTAGTTGGCAAAACCTCTAAACAACAactccccaatcattgggggtatgggcgggaatgattggagatagacctAACATTTGTCAAtctatgcacaaagtggctactctcagaataccactgaaacagtgacCCCCCTAAAACTctaagaaccgaggagctacagggacgttttgttgtagaaccatgcccccaaatcaaagccaaatgacatcagAGAAAGCAGGcttagagacccaaatcaatttatgtgcacattaccatgcttccttcattgatagtccaaaAACGATTCTGCAATAACTTCTTACGCAATTTACAGAAAACCACTGCTAGTTTTGATTTCGAACACTATTTGAACTGATTATTGGTGGCGTTCCTTTGCAATTGGAACATCTAATGACTTTCTGGGTTGTCCAGAATTGGAGTTGTTTCTGGAAGAGCAATATTCGGGCCGCCACTCGACGAATATTGGAAAAAGAAGGTTCAGGAAGAGGCAGTAACAAAGGAGAATGACAGAAGCTCTACTTAAAAGCAGAATTTTTTTCAAGGTTCACCCGAAGGTTGGAAAGTAAGTGGATCATCTATGCATTTACTTTGTTCTCCGTTCTCCAAGGTGGATTCTTTGAGATCCCGTGTTGGTGTCTGTTTTGTATTGCCGATTAAAGTGGAAGTTCTCAGTTCGAAGCCAAAGCATTGGATGCAACTGGAGCTTTAGCCACATCATTGCAAGATGGACCCAAAAATTCGATTGCTATCATGTCTTGTTATATTAGTCCCTTTTTGTACACAAACTTGAGCAACTTACATAGGCATATTACCGAATCTTTCTAACATCATCAGGATATTTCCATCAGATCTTACAAATAGCAAcctttttgtttgttattttacGTCTGGGAATGTAATTCATAATTGATTATCTCATTTGATGTGACATTCCTATTCCGGTTCTTCCAAGTTCCAAATTTATGACTTACTATTATGGTGATATGACATCAAATTTGTAGATCTTAAGATTCCAACCATCCAAACACGTGAATAGACAGTGGCAAGGACAAATGTGTTATTGTTGCGAACCATTAAGATAGATGATCAAACAAAATGCCCAACAGAAGCATGTCCGTGTATGAAAGGAAAGATTTTAAGACTTCTTCCCAAGGCTCTTTAACCTGCTAACTTTAAACAATACTCCAAGATCGGCTCTAATGAAAAAACACAAAGGACGCTGTTTGAttgagaagagaagaagaggaaacgATGAAATCCCGGAGGCGTAAGCAACATTGAATCAACAATACAAACCTCTTGCTGAAATGCAAATATAGGAGTCAAACTTAACGGAGATGCACACATATAATCGTATCACTCAACATGGGGTTGGAAAACAAGAAccaccaaaaacagaaaaaacacaaTCACCCACTGTAAATGTCTTGAACTCCTACGCTGGCACCAAAATCCAAACACTGCCCAGTATGTGCAAACACAGAGAAACACATATAGTAACAAAATCAGATGATTTTTGTGTCACAAATCTGACAACTTCGATACTCCTGTCAATGACTGCCTCATGAACACCATTAAAACTACTTCTCATACCCTCACATAGCTTCTCCATCAAAAAATCTAGGAAGGATTTAACAGTTTCGAAAGTTACCCTCCCAGTCAAATCAAGAACAAACTTTCTGTTGCTTGGAACTGCCAGCGTAGAAGACACGTTATTCACCCAGCCACCATCCTCATTCTCATCGAACGATTCCCGCGCTTCCCCATGAAGCTCCTCATTCACCGAACTCTGATTCTCAAACTCATCGATAGCCAAATACGGATCACTTGAGTTGGACTTCAAATCGGAACTACCACTAGTCAAGACTTTGTGAGATGTTTTGACCAGAGTTTCGACTGCTCCATTGCAAACTGATGCCACcatctctttcattttcctttcgtGCTTCGGATTAGTCAGCCCTGAAAAAAGCTCATCGTAGGTATTGATGTGCATCGTCTTCTCAAGATAGACGGTAACTGCTGTGCTCACAAACAACTGGATACAATCACCAATGAGTTCTCTGCTCTTCTCACCACACACAACATTCACCCACTCGACCGCAGACTTCGAAGTGTTACTGGTCGCAAAATCAGAATAAGCCATAACCAAGTGTTTTGCAAAGCTCCCAACAACAACAGAAGCAAAACCAGACCCAGCTGTAGAGAACAGCTTATCAGAAACCTGGTCCAAAAAGCTCAAATTCACACTCATTCCATTATCTTTCCTCATTCCTGATTGATACCCTTTTGAAATTCCAACAGTTAAAGCCCTAGTAACCTTAACCACAGACTCCGAAAACTCCTCCGACCTCGTTACCTTAGAAACCTGCCTTACACTGTTAGGAATTCGGGCCGAATCCGATTGTACAAACTCTTTCAGATCTTTTGATACAACCCCAATTGCCTCAGCTGAATTGGACACAGCTTCAGCAATTGACATCAGGGCTCCTAAGACCTTCAACAGCTTTTTCCTCTTCTTAGCCACATAAGGCAAGTGATAAACGTTGTATGCCCCATATCCTGTGAAACCCAGGGCTGCCAGTAGAAGAACCCACTTCCCCCTTTTCTGGGTATGACCAAAACCCTCCTTTGCAAGCACTAAATCCATAATCAATTGGAGGTTTGGGTAAATTGTAATCAGAATTTCAGTGGTTTCTAGTTGGGTTATTTGACATTTCAATGGTTCGATCGAGGATTTGTAAATTGGAACGCACCAGTAACTGCATCCACCCAGACATAATAATATACCCACATACACTGAATGTAAGTACGTGCATCTATCTATATGTaagatcaaagagagagagagagagagagatcacgtGATGTCAAAGCGGTTGAAGATGGGTAACGGAGGGGAGTCTCGTGTAGGAAATGGACAGCGAAGCGTGCACGTAGTTAATGCTTAGATGAGGGCGGCGAAATGAAACAGAGTCGATAAGGATCAGTCAGCAACCAGCTAAAAGGACAAAGTTCAACCACCGGAAAGGCACAAAACAAGTTTTGGGGAGAGAACTGGTTTACATCAGTGAATTGTGATAGGAGGTGCTTTGAGATCGAACTGGCCCACTTTTGCTTCTCTCTGAGTGAATGAGACGAGTCAAAGACTCAAATGTGATGCAGTGATGGGGTTCTGGATAAGGGATTGGCTTCTGTCCCCTCTGACGAGGGTCCACTTGAACATGGGTATGACTGAAATTATCTTTACTAACGGAACTAGTCGCGAGCTGCTACTCGAAGTTTGGCTTGGCTCGATTTATTTAGTAAACGTGTGAGGCTCAAATTTGAGTCTTAGGCTCATGTAGTGAAGGAGCTTGACTCAATTCGTTAGGATAAGCTCagattgtttatttttgtgtttgtcgGGTCAGACGATTGGATGTTAATATGTTAGTAGAGTTATATTATTACGGTAAGTCAACTTCGTTTTACTGACTTGAACTTGAAACCTCTTGCACCGGCACCTAAGTGCCCACTCACGATCGCTTGACCTACAGCTCTTGGTCATCAGCTCATTTGTACTGTTTACAAACGAGCTCAACTTGAGCTCGAATTTTGGTCTCGTctagtaaacaagccgagctccaACACTACAAAACTCAACCACCTCGGTTTGTTTGCACCCCTATTCTCATGTGATAATACATCATGTGACGCAAAATAGAACTGATTGCGCGTCCATTTGATGGAACCGATCACGTGTCCATTTGTATTTAATGTTCATGcagaaaatcaagtttatcgAATATATATGTCCATCGAACAAATTATATTTGTCACAAGGGGAATAGACAATTAGATTCTGACCATTTATTTCTTTTCACACAAATAtaattagacaaaaaaaatttatcgatCTCCGATAAACTTGATTTTGCCATGAATATTAAACACATCGGGATCTACTACACAAACGGTTTGGTTTGTGAAATAAGATTGTGGTAATTTCCGTTGTGCATGACATGAGATCATCTATGGATTTAAGCCGGGACACATGTTTAATCCACTTAATTTTCTCATGAAGCACCAACTAACCAAGCCAGAGAAAATGTGAGGTTATATTCAATTCGAGCAGCTTCAATTCATCTCTCAATCATTTTTCACGTTGGAGCTAGTCTCGTCATCCTATCTTATTCAAAGAGAACAAATAGACAATTTTCTATTCATTCACTCCAAtccattttttcacttttatctCTATTAAAAGTTTGTGTACAATTTCTCCATTATCAAACTTTAATTAAACATGTCGACCTTTCGAAAGTTCATACCGAGATATTGCCAATGATGTGTACTCGATAAAGATTGGCTTTGTAGAGGAACCTATTTTATGGAGATAACTAAAATTCAATTTGGCCACCTTCAATTCATCTATCATGCACTCATTTTCCCAATTGGAGTACTCTCATCATGATATTTTACAAGATATTGTACTGAAAGagtaaaatagacaattttttattcATACAACTCggaattgataatgccaaaactatttttgttggtgtcaaaactccAATGTATAAAAATCTTGTACATTGCAAATTGTATAAatcttttgtgcactagagttttgacaccaacaaaaacg
This DNA window, taken from Rhododendron vialii isolate Sample 1 chromosome 8a, ASM3025357v1, encodes the following:
- the LOC131336490 gene encoding protein PHLOEM PROTEIN 2-LIKE A10-like; translation: MDLVLAKEGFGHTQKRGKWVLLLAALGFTGYGAYNVYHLPYVAKKRKKLLKVLGALMSIAEAVSNSAEAIGVVSKDLKEFVQSDSARIPNSVRQVSKVTRSEEFSESVVKVTRALTVGISKGYQSGMRKDNGMSVNLSFLDQVSDKLFSTAGSGFASVVVGSFAKHLVMAYSDFATSNTSKSAVEWVNVVCGEKSRELIGDCIQLFVSTAVTVYLEKTMHINTYDELFSGLTNPKHERKMKEMVASVCNGAVETLVKTSHKVLTSGSSDLKSNSSDPYLAIDEFENQSSVNEELHGEARESFDENEDGGWVNNVSSTLAVPSNRKFVLDLTGRVTFETVKSFLDFLMEKLCEGMRSSFNGVHEAVIDRSIEVVRFVTQKSSDFVTICVSLCLHILGSVWILVPA